AATTGTGGAGAATTTGCTTCATTTCCCCTTGCGGCTATTCTGTCAAACGCCGCTAATAATGCTTCAATCTCTCCTTCTCGTCCATACAGTTTTTGGGGAATTTGAAACTGCTCGGAAACATCTTGCAGACCTAATTGGAAGGAGTTAATTTGACCAATTTCTGCTAGTTGCCGATCGCAGCGTTCTAAATCTGCTTTAATGCCCCAGGCACTCCCATAGCGATCCTCGGCATTTTTCGCCATCAATTTCAAAATAAGATCGGAAACAGGTTTGGGAATTTTTGAATTTAGTTCGTGTGGGGGAACAGGCTGTTTGGCAATATGACAATGAACTAGTTCTAAAATGTCTGTAGCGGGAAACGGCAACTGTCCGGTCAAAAGTTCGTAGAATGTTGCGCCTAGCGAGTAAAAATCGCTGCGGTAGTCGAGCATCCGGTTCATGCGTCCGGTTTGCTCCGGCGACAGATAAGCAAGGGTTCCTTCCAGAAGATGGAGACTTTTAAACGTTGGATTGGTGCGGCTGAAGCGGGTGGCAATCCCAAAATCAATAATTTTAACCACGCCCGTATCTAAATTGAAGACAATATTGCCAGGATTGATATCTTTGTGTACGATCTCAGCGTGATGAATTCTGCCCAGAATCTCTGTAATGTCAATGGCTAATCGAAAGAAATTGGCTAAGGGCATAGGGCAGAATCTTTCTGGACGCTGCTGCATCCACCTTTCGATAGATTCTCCACCAAAATCTTCTAAAAGAATTGCGCTCGTGCGTTGATAGTTTTGTTGGCTGTATGCCTTGACAACTCCTGGAAGATTCAGGAAGCGCGTAATTTCATATTCCTGTCTATAGCAGGTTAATTCCTGGGGAGAGGGGTAATCTTGCTTGAGCAGTTTGACAACGATCGCCTGCCCGTCTTGCTCTCTGATGCCGCGATACACTAGAGATGCCGCACTCTCATAGATTTTGCTGTGGATGGCAACTCCAGGTAGGGCAATCATACAACTCTCTGCCGATGAGTGTCATCACTTGTATCATAAAGTATATTGTTCGTGTCGTTTGCCAAATTCCCAAAAATAAAACAATTGGGCAAATTTGTTTACTGCTGGCTCTGCTCAACGGTTCAACCTCTATGATTTGGAGTGAGGCAGGATTCTGCACCGCTACATTTTCTCCAATGAGGGCACGATTCATGAAAACGGCGGTTCTTGTCTAGAGCACGCTGCTTATCGCGTTGAAACCGAGTAATAAAATCAACTTTTCGTTCAATTAATTGTAGCCAAAATCTAAAGTGATAAAATCCTCTGTCTATTAAAAGTGTGGCATGCTTTGCCAGATATGTGAAATGCAAGATAAGTGAAATAAAATTGTATCTTCGATCGCGAAGGGTTTGAGATCCCAATTTAAATCGATTTCGACAATCGTAACAGGATTATTAGTACCAAACCTCAATACTATCCGCATTGTAGAATTCTTGCTGCTCTAGCCTAAATCCCCCCAACAACAATGCCATCCAAGTCTTGACCAATTGCGATCCAGATTCCGGTTGCTGTGGGGCTGGATATTGTACATTCTGTACCAACTCGACCATTGGTAGGTTTTGTACCTGTCTGCTGTTAAAATACTCGGCGATCGCCCTTGGCCAAACAGAGATATCTTCCGCGTGTGCTACTAGTCCTGGATCTTCATCCAAGTGATCGGCTGCCATTTCATCCAATGCATTCAACACAGCTGCTTTATCTACCACACCTGCAACCGATTGAGAATTTGAGTGGGAGGAGCGCGGGTATAGTGGTGGTGGCTCTAGCAATGCATCTAAATCTAACGTCATTGTTTGACGCAGTAGTGGAGCCAGTATATCTTCGGTTAAAATCGGTTCGTCATCACATTCATGGGTTGCTTCCCAGCCATCTAGCAGGGATTGGGCGCGCTCGGCATGAATTTGGGCTATCTTCAAGATGGCTGTAGGGATCGGAACAATTCTGGATCTCGCTCTGTATCAAACCCTATCTTTAGCTTGTTTGTAAGCCTCAAGCTCTAATCTCTACAAGGCAGTTATAGCAATGACTTCATCACTTCTCTGTCATTGCACCCTACTCTGCTCAAACTTGGCTCCAGATGTTGAAAAGCTTGATTCCTCGCTCGGTGTGAAATAATTTTGGCACTCTATGATTTCATGGTTTTCGACTCAACGCCTGATGCCATCAGGCTTTCCCAACGCAGAGTATTGAAACATCACAACAAAGTTGCCCGAACTCTATCTCGAAGTCTATCTGTTCGTTCTTAAGACTATCCTCAACCCTATCTTTCTCTATCTTATTTGTTATCTTAAACATAGCCGCTGGTTGCGTTGGAAGCAACAGATAAACAGCAGGGCATGGCTTCATCGATCGTGATTTGATCGATGAAGCCATGCGTTGCAGATGCCAATCCTTTTTCGATTGACAGCTTGCTAACTCGTTCAGTGCTTATCCTCTTGCTTGATGAATTTGGTGCGTGTTCGGATCGTAAAGAATGCCACTTGCAAACAGTAATGGCGCTTTCGCTCCGGTATTGCGAACCAGGCAGTAGACATCTTCATTGCCTGCAAAACAAGGATGGTACTGCTGTTGCAGTCGCAGATAGTTGAATCGATAAAGTTGGGACACGATTCGTTGGGCTGGCTCATTGCCCGTGTCGGTGCAAGCTTGCAGTTGACCAATGCTAAACGTCTGTAAAATTCGCATACTCGTCCACATTCGCCCTACGGTATTCCGAAAATGCAGCGTGTTCTGACATCGTTTTACCGTTTTCGCACCCCTAACTGGCGGCTTTAAGTCAACGCGATAAAATCTGAGATTTTGGTAGTAAGTCGGATGGGCACGAAAACGCGGCGGAGTACGATCGCCAAGACGAGTCACAAATCCTGCTTGCTCCAGGAGCGATAATAGAAACAAAGCATCAGACTCATCGAATTGACTCCAAAACTCCAGTTGAGTGGTACTGCATTGGTCAAGCCAGATATCGAGCCAGCAGGGTTGCCGATAAAACGCATCTGACGACTCTGAGTCGGAAGCGATCGGGCTGCTCATGGTTGCGACCCCGGCGATGAATCATGTTCATTAATCGTTCTCCACTCGACTGCTTCAACGCCTTCAAATCCAAGTGATGCAAGATAAATCGGCAGAACGGTGAGCCATTCACCACATGCATCGAATAGAGCCTGAATGTATTTGTCGTTCCAATCGAATTGCCCCCAGTATCCAGGCTCAACAACACGCTTCTCGATCGCGATCCAGGTTGGAATCTCGCGCGGCAATTGCGTGCATAGAAACACACTGATCGAGGATCGATCGATCGACGTTTGACGTTCGGTATTCATGATGTTGTAATGGGCAAGAATAATTTGGTTCCTTCGGAGAAGCGCTCTGCGCTTAGCGCGCCTTAATCGTCTTGATAGTCCACTTGCCGAGCGAAGAAAAAAGGCAGTCCTGACCATTGTGTGGCATTGATGCTGTCCCATTTCTGAATGCGTGCAAAAGCTTCAATCCGGCTGAGTCCAACCGTGATTAGACGAATACTACCTTTTGCTGCTTTGTGCAATTGTTCGAGCAAATCCGCTTGCACTTCAATTAGACACAGTTCTTGAGCAATCTTTTGGGTATCTTCGAGATCGCACGGCAAGAAATTGACCCACTGTGAGATGCGTCCGGCAATAATTTTGCGTCGGGCAAGCTGTTTTTCGAGTTTTTGTGACCCAATCAGCCACACTGGAAGTCTAGTTAAATCATGAATATCTCGCACGGCATCGATCATGCGGGAGTTATGAAACAGATAGTCGGCTTCATCGATAAACAACGGACGCTGGCTCAGCTTCAATTGATCCACGATTCCTTGCAACATCTGAGCTGGGAATCGTGGCGGTGCGATCGACAACTCTACCAGAATTGCCATCAGCATTGTCGAAGGCGACCAGAGCGAAATGGCTCGCACATAGAGCCCGTTTTCGCGATTGACGAGCCAAGCGGCAGCAGTCGTTTTACCAAAACCTGTCGGTGCATAAATCAAGCCCATTCTCGGAATTCCAGCTTCACGTTTGTGTGATTCCTGAAAGCCGCTCGACAAGCTGACAATGTTTTTCGTAGTGACAATTTTGTAGCGCATAGTTCTCATTTGAAATGATGTTTAATTGTGACGAACAACTCTAAACTTTCACCCTGATGCACTGAGCCAAACTTGAAACTGGTACTCTTCTACGGAATTGGTGTAGGCTTTCACAATCCCCAATCCTTCAAGTTCGTGAATATAATCGAGAAGAGTTTGTTTATCTTCAAAGGCGGTGTCTTGATTGTTGCGCCATTG
Above is a window of Chroococcidiopsis sp. SAG 2025 DNA encoding:
- a CDS encoding ATP-binding protein yields the protein MRYKIVTTKNIVSLSSGFQESHKREAGIPRMGLIYAPTGFGKTTAAAWLVNRENGLYVRAISLWSPSTMLMAILVELSIAPPRFPAQMLQGIVDQLKLSQRPLFIDEADYLFHNSRMIDAVRDIHDLTRLPVWLIGSQKLEKQLARRKIIAGRISQWVNFLPCDLEDTQKIAQELCLIEVQADLLEQLHKAAKGSIRLITVGLSRIEAFARIQKWDSINATQWSGLPFFFARQVDYQDD